The region aaaaaaaaaaagtggataaaccacattcattaaaataaaaaggaaccaGAATAAAAGGGGGCAAAGAAGGAGCCGAGACTCTACAAAAGAACCACAAGGAGTGGTGAACAAGGACTAAAACAATAGAGaacaacaaggaagaaaaagCAGGAGAAAAACCCCCTACAGGGAAAAAGGATCCCGGAGGGGAACATCATCTAGAGACTAAATCTACGCTGAGCGGGGGACGCTCCAAAGGTGCCTCTCGCTCCGCATTGTTTGGCGAGACAAAAAAACTCAAGGCTACGCTTGACCTTTGCTAGTGGCTCCTCAATCTTTACCCTCTTAGCTTACGGAGTGCGAGAAAACCACAAAAAGAACCATACGCTCAATTTTAAGAATCGAGTAGTGATCGAAAGACAATTAGCAGTGAAAATGCGTGCATTTCTTTTTAGCCAAATGTTCCGATTGATAGCCCTCACAAGCAAATCCCAGAAAGGGAGCAAGGATTTAGGAACGGCGCGTCGCCAATCTCCCCATAAGTCAACAAGAGACCTAGGAATGTGGCGGGCACCTAATAAATGAGCGAAGAAGGTCCAAATATGAGTAGCCAAAGGGCAGTGGAGCAAGAGGTGTTCAGCAGTCTCAACATCCGCATGGCACATAACACAAGTAGTCGTAGGCAAAACATTGCAACCACGCAAGGCAAGGTTGTCCAGTGTCAGGATTTTATTGTCTAACGCAAGCCAGTTGAAGAGATTAACTTTTTTGGGGCAATCTCCTTTAAGGATGACTTTGGTCTTATCACAACGGAGACCTCCATCGTTCAAGAAGTTATAAAAAGTTTTGACTGAGAACTTTCCATTTGAAGATAGCTTCCAACGCCTTTCATCAATCCCAGAAGAGGGTTGAGAATGGAGAGTGTTGAGAACGGTACTCACCGTAGACAAGTAATAAACAGTGGGATCAGGACCCCTGTTCAAAAAATCTACAATAGTTTCTTCCTTAGACTGAGCTAAAAGAAAGAGGTGAGGACAAATGTCAGCAAGAGCACATCCCTCCACCCAGTTGTCAAGCCAAAACATAGTGGAGGACCCGTTTTTGACGATAGAGATAGAATTCTTTTTAAACGCCGATAGCGAGTGCAAGATACCGTTCCAGAAGAAGGATATTGAGGTTATAAAAATAGATGAATTATT is a window of Dioscorea cayenensis subsp. rotundata cultivar TDr96_F1 chromosome 5, TDr96_F1_v2_PseudoChromosome.rev07_lg8_w22 25.fasta, whole genome shotgun sequence DNA encoding:
- the LOC120260253 gene encoding uncharacterized protein LOC120260253, which produces MFWLDNWVEGCALADICPHLFLLAQSKEETIVDFLNRGPDPTVYYLSTVSTVLNTLHSQPSSGIDERRWKLSSNGKFSVKTFYNFLNDGGLRCDKTKVILKGDCPKKVNLFNWLALDNKILTLDNLALRGCNVLPTTTCVMCHADVETAEHLLLHCPLATHIWTFFAHLLGARHIPRSLVDLWGDWRRAVPKSLLPFWDLLVRAINRNIWLKRNARIFTANCLSITTRFLKLSVWFFLWFSRTP